Genomic segment of Xanthobacter dioxanivorans:
TCCGCCATGCCCTGCTCGACGCCACCCGCGGCACGCCGCCGCCCTCAGCCGTCATCCTCGACCTTCTGCCGGTAACCGAGGTGGACGTGACCGGGCTGTTCGCCCTGAAGGAGCTGGCGGTCCTCCTTGACCGGCGCGGCACCCGCCTCGTGGGCGCCGGCCGCCAGACGGAGTGGCGCAACTGGATGACGCAGCGCGGGTTCAATCCGGACGCCTTCCAGATCTACCCCACCCTGCGGCACGCAGTGAAGGGGCTGGCCGAGCCGGTTTCGCCCCCTGCCGAGGGGCCGGATGGGGCTGATACGAAAGCGTCATGATTTTGGGGATTGATTTGCGTCATGGAAGACGAGAGCTTCTCGCAGCCATAGGAGTAAGATGAAAGCCGGATAAGCATACCCTGGTCGCGGATTTCATCTTCAATTCCGGCGTGGGGCGCCCTGTGCGGGGCCATCATCCGGCTGGACGACAGGAGCCTTGATGCCCGCCTCGATTGCCGCCCGGCCCGAGCAACCCCGCCACGACAAATACGACCGCCTGATCGCCGCGGCCCAGAGCCTGCCGAGGCTGCGCGTGGCCGTCGTGCATCCGTGCGATGCCGCTTCCCTGGGCGCGGCGCTGGAAGCGGCGGAGCTGGGCCTCATCGAGCCCATCCTTGTCGGCCCCCCGGCCAAGATCGCCACCGCGGCCGCCGCGGCGAAGCTCGACATCTCCGCGGTGCGGCAGGTGAACGCCGCCCACAGCCACGATGCCGCCGAGAAGGCGGTGGCGCTGGTGCGCTGCGGCGAGGCGGACGCCTTGATGAAGGGGGCCCTGCATACGGACGAGCTCATGAGCGCCGTGGTGGCGCGCGACACCGGCCTGCGCACCGCCCGCCGCATCAGCCACTGTTTCGTCATGGACGTGCCGTCGCATCCCGAGGCGCTGATCATCACCGACGCCGCGATCAACATCGCCCCGTCGCTGGAAGACAAGTGCCACATCGTCCAGAACGCCATCGACTTGGCCCACGCGCTGAAGTTCGAGGAGCCGCGTGTGGCCATCCTCTCGGCCATGGAGACGGTGAACCCGTCGGTTCCCTCCACCATCGAGGCGGCGGCCCTGTGCAAGATGGCCGATCGCGGCCAGATCACCGGCGGCATCGTCGACGGGCCGCTCGCCCTCGACAACGCCATCGACCTCGGCTCCGCCGCCATCAAGCACATCCGCTCGCCCGTGGCCGGCCGCGCCAACATCCTGGTGGTGCCGGACCTGGAGGCCGGCAACATGCTGGCCAAAAGCCTCACCTTCCTCGCCGGCGCGGATGCGGCCGGCATCGTGGTCGGGGCACGGGTGCCGATCATCCTCACCAGCCGGGCGGATTCCAAGACCACGCGGCTCGCCTCCTGCGCCGTTGCCTCGCTGCTCGCCGACGCCCAGCGGGCGGCGGCGAAAGCGGTGGAGGTCTGAGCATGGCCAAGGTCCATCTCGTCCTCAACGCCGGCTCCTCCTCCCTCAAGTTCCAGGTGTTCCTGGATGACGGGGCGGACGTGCCCAACCGCCTCTATCGCGGCCTGTTCGAGGGCTGGGCACCAATCCCCACTTCAAGGTGAAGGATCACGACGGCGCGGTCGCCGGCGAGGCGCGCTGGGCGGACGACGGCGCCTTCGGCTTCGAGGAGGCGCTGGCGCACCTGTCCGACTGGCTCGGCGCCCATCGCGGCGGCCACCAGCTGGCGGCGGTGGGCCACCGGGTGGTGCATGGCGGGCCGAACTATACCCATGCGGTGCGCCTGACGCCGGAGATCATCACCGAGCTGGACAGGCTTTCCCCGCTGGCGCCGCTGCACCAGCCGCGCAGCCTGGAGCCCATCCGCATCATCGCCCGGCGGGTGCCGGGCCTGCCGCAGGTGGCGGCCTTCGATACCGCCTTCCACCGCACCCAGCCCGAGATCGCCCAGCTCTTCGCCATCCCCCAGTCGCTGACCGATGCGGGGGTGAAGCGCTACGGCTTCCACGGCCTGTCCTACGCCTACCTCGCCACCCAGTTCCCGCATGTGGACGCGCGCCTCGCCCACGGCAAGGTGGTGGCGGCGCACCTCGGCTCCGGGGCCAGCCTGTGCGGCTACGAGGCCGCGCGCAGCGTCGTCACCACCATGGGCTTCTCGGCCATCGACGGCCTGGTGATGGGCACGCGCTGCGGCACCATCGACCCGGGCGTGGTGTTCTACCTCCAGCGCGAGCTGGGCATGAGCGCGGCCGAGGCCGAGCACTTCCTCTACACCAAGTGCGGCCTGCTCGGCGTCTCCGGCATCTCCAACGACATGCGCGAGCTGCGCGAGAAGGCGGAGGCGGAGCCGGGGGCGCAGCGCGCCATCGACCTTTTCGTCTACCGCATCAACCGGGAGTTCGGCTCGCTGGTGGCGGGGCTGGGCGGCATCGACGCTTTGGTCTTCACCGCCGGCATCGGCGAGAACGACCCCGCCACCCGCGCCGAGGTGCTGGAGGCGGTGCGCTGGGCCGGCTTCGAGCTGGACCCGGAGGCCAACCGCGCGGGGGCAACCCGCATCACCCGTGGCAGCGGCCCGCAGGCCTTTGTCATCCCCACCGACGAGGAATGGACCATCGTCCGCGAGATGCGGGCGGTGCTGGCGCAGGACCGGCAGGCGGCCGGAGCGGACTAGAGGAAAGCACGCGCCTTCGAGCGGAGCGGGCCCCGTTCCGCCTGAGGAAGGCAGGTCAGGCCAACCAGCCGGAGCGGTTTCGCCGGTTCATGCCGAGCCAAGGCGCCCGAAGGAGCAAGCCATGCACCCGTTGGACATGATGAAGGTCTACGGCCGGGTCGCGGAAATCTACCGGCTGCGCCTCGGCGAGGCCGTTTCCGCCTACGGGGAGGCCATGCGCGGCGCCGCCGGCACCTTCGCCGCCGCCGCCCGCCCGCAGGAGCCCGCCGCCGCCTGGCGCGACGCCGTCTCCTACTGGTCCGACGCCGCCCAGCGCAACCTCATCTTCTGGGACACCCTGCGCCAGCGCGGCAACAACTGGATCGCCCACGAGAAGGCCGGCAAGCCGCCGCTGCTCGCCTTTAACTACGAGATCATCGCCGACGCGCGCACCTTCGCCCGGCCGGCCAACTACGCCCTGGTGCAGATCACGCCGCCGGACGGGGTGACCCTGGACCCGGACAAGCGGCCCTTCCTCATCATCGATCCGCGCGCCGGCCACGGGCCGGGGATCGGCGGGTTCAAGAAGGATTCGGAGGTCGGCTTCGCGCTCAAGGCGGGGCATGCGGTCTACATGGTCATCTTCTTCCCCGATCCGGTGCCGGGGCAGACGCTGGCCGACGTGTCGCTGGCCGAGGCGGACTTCCTGCGCATCGTGCGCGAGCGCCATCCCACCCGCGGCAAGCCGGTGGTGATGGGCAACTGCCAGGGCGGCTGGGCGGCCATGCTGGTGGCGGCCCTCGACCCGGACAACGTGGGTTCCATCGTGATGAACGGCGCGCCCATGTCCTACTGGGCCGGCAACGACGCCGAGAACCCCATGCGCTATGCCGGCGGCGTGCTCGGCGGCTCGTGGACCGCGCTGCTCGCCTCCGACCTCGGTGGCGGGGTGTTCGACGGCGCCTACCTGGTGGACAATTTCGAGTACCTGAACCCCGGCAACACCTTTTTCAGCAAGTATTACAACCTGTATTCCCGCATCGACAGCGAGCCCGACCGCTTCCTCGAGTTCGAGCGCTGGTGGGGCGGCTACTTCCTGATGAACCGGGCCGAGATCAAGTGGATCGTGGAGAACCTGTTCGTCGGCAACAAGCTCGCCAGCGGCCACGCGGAATGGGCGCCGGGCAAGACCTTTGACCTGAAGGCGGTCCACGCGCCGATCATCGTCTTCGCCTCGCTGGGCGACAACATCACCCCGCCGCAGCAGGCCATCAACTGGGTGGCGGACATCTACCCCACCACCCAGGCGCTGAAGGATGCCGGGCAGGTGGTGGTGGGCCTGATGCACGACAGCGTCGGCCATCTCGGCATCTTCGTCTCCGGCGCCATCGCGCGGCGCGAGCATTCGCAGATCGTCGACCTCCTCGAATACGTGGAGGCGCTGCCCCCCGGCCTCTACGGCATGACCATCGAGGAGGACCACTCCGGCGGCGAGGTGAAGTACGACGTCACCCTCACCGAGTGGCGCGTGGAGGACCTTGCCGCGCTGCAGAAATACGATCGGCGGGACGAGATCCCGTTCGAGGTGGTGGCCAACGTCTCGCAGACCGTCTCGCAGGCCTACGAGAGCCTGGTGCATCCGCTGCTGTCGGCGGTGGTGACGCCGGAAATGGGGCGCGGCCTGCGCGCGGTGCATCCGCTGCGGGCGGCGCGCTGGGGCCTGTCGGACCTCAATCCCTTCCTGCTCCACCTCGCGCCCATCGCCGATTTCGCCCGCAGCCAGCGCACCCCGCGCAACGAGAACGGGCCGCTGGTGGCGGCCGAGCAGTTCGGCGCCAAGGCGATCACCGCCGGGTGGGACCTCTACCGGCAATTGCGCGACGCCACGGTGGAGACGGAGTTCTTCCGCCTCTACGGCACCCTCGCCATGGCCGACCCGGACCTTACCGCCCCGTCCACCCCCGCCATCGTCGAGCAGGCGCCGGCGGAAGTGGCGGCGGCGCTCGCCTCGATCCGCGCGGGCGGTTTCACCGAGGCCGCGGTGCGGGTGGCGCTGCTCGCCCAGAAGCGCGGCGGCGGCCAGCGCCGGCTCTCCACCCTGAAGCAGATCCGCGAGCTGGTGGGCCACGAGGTGGGGCTTCTCGCCCTGCCGGCGGACGCGGCGCAGGCGGTGATCCGGCGGCAGGCGATCATCGTCGACCGCGCGCCGGACG
This window contains:
- a CDS encoding phosphate acetyltransferase, translated to MPASIAARPEQPRHDKYDRLIAAAQSLPRLRVAVVHPCDAASLGAALEAAELGLIEPILVGPPAKIATAAAAAKLDISAVRQVNAAHSHDAAEKAVALVRCGEADALMKGALHTDELMSAVVARDTGLRTARRISHCFVMDVPSHPEALIITDAAINIAPSLEDKCHIVQNAIDLAHALKFEEPRVAILSAMETVNPSVPSTIEAAALCKMADRGQITGGIVDGPLALDNAIDLGSAAIKHIRSPVAGRANILVVPDLEAGNMLAKSLTFLAGADAAGIVVGARVPIILTSRADSKTTRLASCAVASLLADAQRAAAKAVEV
- a CDS encoding DUF3141 domain-containing protein, whose product is MHPLDMMKVYGRVAEIYRLRLGEAVSAYGEAMRGAAGTFAAAARPQEPAAAWRDAVSYWSDAAQRNLIFWDTLRQRGNNWIAHEKAGKPPLLAFNYEIIADARTFARPANYALVQITPPDGVTLDPDKRPFLIIDPRAGHGPGIGGFKKDSEVGFALKAGHAVYMVIFFPDPVPGQTLADVSLAEADFLRIVRERHPTRGKPVVMGNCQGGWAAMLVAALDPDNVGSIVMNGAPMSYWAGNDAENPMRYAGGVLGGSWTALLASDLGGGVFDGAYLVDNFEYLNPGNTFFSKYYNLYSRIDSEPDRFLEFERWWGGYFLMNRAEIKWIVENLFVGNKLASGHAEWAPGKTFDLKAVHAPIIVFASLGDNITPPQQAINWVADIYPTTQALKDAGQVVVGLMHDSVGHLGIFVSGAIARREHSQIVDLLEYVEALPPGLYGMTIEEDHSGGEVKYDVTLTEWRVEDLAALQKYDRRDEIPFEVVANVSQTVSQAYESLVHPLLSAVVTPEMGRGLRAVHPLRAARWGLSDLNPFLLHLAPIADFARSQRTPRNENGPLVAAEQFGAKAITAGWDLYRQLRDATVETEFFRLYGTLAMADPDLTAPSTPAIVEQAPAEVAAALASIRAGGFTEAAVRVALLAQKRGGGQRRLSTLKQIRELVGHEVGLLALPADAAQAVIRRQAIIVDRAPDEAFATLPLLLKTPQERSRFLALVDRLMAHIAFGPDITAFVGEVRGLIAGATQSSPDGRVIPFPSYVAGQGA